One genomic region from Salvia hispanica cultivar TCC Black 2014 chromosome 2, UniMelb_Shisp_WGS_1.0, whole genome shotgun sequence encodes:
- the LOC125203129 gene encoding probable lipid-A-disaccharide synthase, mitochondrial isoform X2: MFVKTAKIGLKFLCVGKRSLSVLGRESVGSKDGELRVFIVAGEVSGDIIASRFMNSLRKLSPFPVRFTGVGGLMMSQQGLDTLFPMEDIAVMGIWELLPHLTKFRLRLNQTVESALAFQPHVVLTVDSKGFSFRFLKHLRARYGPQGLATPQHFHYVAPSFWAWRGGESRLKGLVGFVDHLFCILPFEAQICRSYGLPATFVGHPALEDVFDLKNDNYMDREWKVQGDGEEFRKKYGVPSGSKIISVLPGSRLQEVTRMLPIYARTLELIKDSFSELTVVIHVAPNKHVQEYISDTVHKWPVPVVLVPGGSTCMKYNAFSASQIALCTSGTVAVEMQLARLPCVVAYRAHILTEWFIRYKAKVPYISLPNIVLDSPIIPETLFEACTPPQLAPVLLELMHDESLRQQQITAANKFLSLLDPQQKVDAHSICNPSFEYTPSVVAASAVLRSTVGTSGFSNVCRFYNAKVKQIRTKCTYITKEGECMVK, encoded by the exons ATGTTTGTGAAAACTGCGAAGATTGGATTGAAGTTTTTGTGCGTAGGGAAAAGGTCCCTGTCAGTTTTAGGCAGAGAAAGTGTGGGTTCCAAAGATGGGGAGCTGAGAGTTTTCATCGTCGCTGGGGAGGTTTCTGGCGACATTATTGCGTCTCGTTTTATGAATTCTTTAAGAAAGCTTTCCCCTTTTCCCGTTCGTTTCACAGGCGTTGGAGG ATTGATGATGTCGCAGCAAGGGTTGGATACCTTGTTTCCCATGGAGGATATTGCTGTCATGGGCATTTGGGAATTATTGCCGCATCTCACCAAGTTTAGG CTCAGGCTAAACCAGACGGTTGAATCAGCGCTAGCTTTTCAGCCACATGTTGTGCTCACAGTTGACTCCAAGGGCTTTTCCTTCCGCTTTCTCAAGCATTTGCGAG CTAGATATGGTCCACAAGGACTTGCTACTCCTCAACACTTTCACTATGTAGCTCCATCATTTTGGGCGTGGAGAGGAGGTGAATCGAGACTTAAAGGACTTGTGGGGTTTGTCGATCATTTGTTCTGTATCCTTCCGTTTGAGGCACAAATCTGTAGATCATATGGACTCCCTGCTACATTTGTCGGCCATCCAGCACTAGAAGATGTTTTCGACCTCAAG AATGACAATTACATGGACAGGGAGTGGAAGGTTCAAGGTGATGGCGAGGAATTTAGAAAGAAATATGGGGTGCCCTCAG GATCAAAAATCATTTCTGTGCTGCCCGGAAGCCGATTGCAAGAGGTCACCCGCATGCTTCCAATATATGCACGCACTTTGGAACTAATCAAGGATTCCTTCTCGGAGCTGACAGTAGTAATCCATGTGGCACCTAATAAGCATGTGCAAGAGTATATAAGTGACACTGTTCACAAGTGGCCTGTACCTGTTGTATTGGTTCCGGGTGGATCGACATGCATGAAGTACAATGCATTCAGT GCAAGTCAGATAGCACTATGCACGTCTGGGACCGTGGCAGTGGAAATGCAGCTTGCTCGTTTACCTTGTGTTGTTGCATATCGAGCACATATCCTGACTGAATGGTTCATACGATATAAAGCTAAAGTACCTTACATCTCACTTCCAAATATTGTCCTAGATTCACCTATAATCCCTGAAACTCTTTTTGAAGCGTGCACTCCTCCACAGTTAGCTCCAGTGCTCCT GGAGTTGATGCACGATGAGAGCCTTCGCCAACAACAGATTACTGCTGCCAATAAGTTTCTGAGTTTGCTGGATCCTCAACAAAAAGTAGATGCACACTCGATATGTAATCCGTCTTTTGAGTACACACCAAGTGTAGTGGCTGCATCAGCAGTATTAAGATCTACGGTGGGCACTTCAG GTTTCTCAAACGTGTGCCGATTCTACAATGCCAAGGTAAAACAGATTAGGACCAAATGTACATATATTACCAAGGAAGGAGAGTGCATGGTTAAATAA
- the LOC125203129 gene encoding probable lipid-A-disaccharide synthase, mitochondrial isoform X3 produces MFVKTAKIGLKFLCVGKRSLSVLGRESVGSKDGELRVFIVAGEVSGDIIASRFMNSLRKLSPFPVRFTGVGGLMMSQQGLDTLFPMEDIAVMGIWELLPHLTKFRLRLNQTVESALAFQPHVVLTVDSKGFSFRFLKHLRARYGPQGLATPQHFHYVAPSFWAWRGGESRLKGLVGFVDHLFCILPFEAQICRSYGLPATFVGHPALEDVFDLKNDNYMDREWKVQGDGEEFRKKYGVPSGSKIISVLPGSRLQEVTRMLPIYARTLELIKDSFSELTVVIHVAPNKHVQEYISDTVHKWPVPVVLVPGGSTCMKYNAFSASQIALCTSGTVAVEMQLARLPCVVAYRAHILTEWFIRYKAKVPYISLPNIVLDSPIIPETLFEACTPPQLAPVLLELMHDESLRQQQITAANKFLSLLDPQQKVDAHSICNPSFEYTPSVVAASAVLRSTVGTSAQSLKSQPGA; encoded by the exons ATGTTTGTGAAAACTGCGAAGATTGGATTGAAGTTTTTGTGCGTAGGGAAAAGGTCCCTGTCAGTTTTAGGCAGAGAAAGTGTGGGTTCCAAAGATGGGGAGCTGAGAGTTTTCATCGTCGCTGGGGAGGTTTCTGGCGACATTATTGCGTCTCGTTTTATGAATTCTTTAAGAAAGCTTTCCCCTTTTCCCGTTCGTTTCACAGGCGTTGGAGG ATTGATGATGTCGCAGCAAGGGTTGGATACCTTGTTTCCCATGGAGGATATTGCTGTCATGGGCATTTGGGAATTATTGCCGCATCTCACCAAGTTTAGG CTCAGGCTAAACCAGACGGTTGAATCAGCGCTAGCTTTTCAGCCACATGTTGTGCTCACAGTTGACTCCAAGGGCTTTTCCTTCCGCTTTCTCAAGCATTTGCGAG CTAGATATGGTCCACAAGGACTTGCTACTCCTCAACACTTTCACTATGTAGCTCCATCATTTTGGGCGTGGAGAGGAGGTGAATCGAGACTTAAAGGACTTGTGGGGTTTGTCGATCATTTGTTCTGTATCCTTCCGTTTGAGGCACAAATCTGTAGATCATATGGACTCCCTGCTACATTTGTCGGCCATCCAGCACTAGAAGATGTTTTCGACCTCAAG AATGACAATTACATGGACAGGGAGTGGAAGGTTCAAGGTGATGGCGAGGAATTTAGAAAGAAATATGGGGTGCCCTCAG GATCAAAAATCATTTCTGTGCTGCCCGGAAGCCGATTGCAAGAGGTCACCCGCATGCTTCCAATATATGCACGCACTTTGGAACTAATCAAGGATTCCTTCTCGGAGCTGACAGTAGTAATCCATGTGGCACCTAATAAGCATGTGCAAGAGTATATAAGTGACACTGTTCACAAGTGGCCTGTACCTGTTGTATTGGTTCCGGGTGGATCGACATGCATGAAGTACAATGCATTCAGT GCAAGTCAGATAGCACTATGCACGTCTGGGACCGTGGCAGTGGAAATGCAGCTTGCTCGTTTACCTTGTGTTGTTGCATATCGAGCACATATCCTGACTGAATGGTTCATACGATATAAAGCTAAAGTACCTTACATCTCACTTCCAAATATTGTCCTAGATTCACCTATAATCCCTGAAACTCTTTTTGAAGCGTGCACTCCTCCACAGTTAGCTCCAGTGCTCCT GGAGTTGATGCACGATGAGAGCCTTCGCCAACAACAGATTACTGCTGCCAATAAGTTTCTGAGTTTGCTGGATCCTCAACAAAAAGTAGATGCACACTCGATATGTAATCCGTCTTTTGAGTACACACCAAGTGTAGTGGCTGCATCAGCAGTATTAAGATCTACGGTGGGCACTTCAG CTCAAAGTTTAAAATCTCAGCCTGGTGCGTAG
- the LOC125205732 gene encoding myosin-11-like produces the protein MGTPVNIIVGSHVWAEDPAVAWIDGQVTKINGQEAVIQRSDGKEVVAKLSKLYPKDTEAPPAGVDDMTKLSYLHEPGVLANLRKRYELNEIYTYTGNILIAINPFQKLAHLYNSHMMQQYKGAPLGDLSPHVFAIADVAYRAMINEGKSNSILVSGESGAGKTETTKMLMRYLAYLGGRAVTEGRTVEQQVLESNPVLEAFGNAKTVRNNNSSRFGKFVEIQFDKHGRISGAAIRTYLLERSRVCQVSDPERNYHCFYLLCAAPKEEIDKYKLDNPKSYHYLNQSKCYELVGVSDASEYLETRRAMDIVGISKLEQEAIFRVVAAILHIGNIEFGKGKEVDSSIPKDDKAKFHLKTTAELLMCDPLALEDALCKRVMITPEEVIKRSLDPLSATFSRDGLAKTLYSRLFDWLVNKINNSIGQDKNSKYLIGVLDIYGFESFKHNSFEQFCINFTNEKLQQHFNQHVFKMEQEEYTKEEIDWSYIEFVDNQDVLDLIEKKPGGIIALLDEACMFPKSTHETFCNKLYQTFKVHKRFIKPKLSRTDFTVGHYAGEVQYQSDHFLDKNKDYVVPEHQDLLGASKCPFVAGLFPPIAEESSKSAKFSSIGSRFKLQLQQLMETLSATEPHYVRCVKPNNLLKPAIFENQNILQQLRCGGVLEAIRISCAGYPTRRPFFEFLNRFGLLATEALQGSYDEKLACKKILEKKGIKGFQVGKTKVFLRAGQMAELDARRTEVLSSAAKIIQQRRRTHIARKRFIAMREASIQLQSFCRGRLACHRFGSMKTEAAALKVQRNTLKFLARKAYNTLQRSVLVIQTGLRSMDAHKKFRYMKRTKAATIIQTQCRRHRASSYYKKLKTGAIVAQCQWRGRVAKRELRKLKMAARDTGALKEAKDKLEKQLEDLTWRLQLEKRLKVDLEEAKNQEIAKLQSSMEEMQKKVDEANALVIKEREASKKAIEEAPPVIKETPVYVEDTEKIESLKGELDNIKVSLQHEQESSEELRKNYALEKESSEERRAKLEEAEKKIQQLQESLKGVEEKLNNVESENKVLRQQAVTMAPNKFLSGRTRSIMQRTDSSHGFGDIKLHVEAHSPRSPTSFEADDRPQKSLNEKQQENQELLIRCISQPLGFSGNRPIAACIIYKCLLQWRSFEVERTSVFDRIIQTIGHAIEKIQENNDMLSYWLSNASTLLFLLQRTLKASGAAGMAPLRRRSSTATLFGRMSTSNSFRGTPPGVNLPGLPGGVDTLRQVEAKYPALLFKQQLTAYVEKIYGMIRDNLKKEISPLLGLCIQAPRTSRASIVKGSSRSVPNTAAQQALIAHWQGIVSSLGNFLNTLKENHVPPMLVRKVFTQIFSFINVQLFNSLLLRRECCSFSNGEYVKAGLAELEQWCSTATEKYAGVAWDELKHIRQAIGFLVVHLKPKKTLDEISHELCPVLSIQQLYRISTMYWDDKYGTHSVSSEVISNMRVLMTEDSNNAVSSSFLLDDDSSIPFSVDEISKSMDEIDIADIDPPPLMGENSGFGFLLPRIRE, from the exons ATG GGTACTCCAGTGAACATAATTGTTGGATCCCATGTCTGGGCTGAAGACCCTGCAGTGGCTTGGATTGATGGGCAGGTTACCAAAATCAATGGCCAAGAAGCTGTGATCCAAAGGAGTGATGGGAAGGAG GTTGTTGCCAAGTTATCGAAACTTTATCCTAAAGATACAGAAGCTCCTCCTGCAGGTGTTGATGACATGACAAAGCTATCTTACCTGCATGAGCCTGGAGTGCTGGCCAATCTGAGAAAGAGATATGAACTCAATGAAATTTAT ACATACACTGGAAATATTCTGATTGCTATAAATCCTTTCCAAAAATTGGCTCATTTGTATAATTCACACATGATGCAACAATACAAGGGAGCTCCTCTCGGAGATCTCAGCCCTCATGTCTTTGCAATTGCTGATGTTGCATACAG GGCCATGATAAATGAAGGGAAGAGCAACTCTATTCTGGTTAGTGGTGAAAGTGGAGCGGGTAAAACTGAGACCACAAAAATGCTTATGAGGTATCTAGCCTATTTAGGAGGCCGCGCAGTTACAGAAGGACGCACTGTTGAACAACAAGTCCTTGAA TCGAACCCTGTTCTTGAAGCATTTGGCAATGCTAAAACTGTTAGAAATAACAATTCCAG CCGATTTGGTAAATTTGTGGAGATTCAGTTTGACAAGCATGGGAGAATATCTGGAGCAGCTATCAGAACCTACCTTCTTGAAAGATCTCGAGTTTGCCAAGTTTCTGATCCTGAGCGCAACTATCATTGCTTTTACCTCTTATGTGCAGCACCAAAAGAG GAAATTGACAAGTACAAGTTAGATAATCCTAAATCATATCACTATCTTAACCAATCAAAATGCTATGAGCTGGTTGGTGTAAGTGATGCCAGTGAGTATCTTGAGACTAGACGAGCAATGGATATTGTTGGAATAAGTAAATTGGAGCAG GAAGCAATATTCAGGGTAGTTGCTGCCATTCTTCACATCGGTAATATTGAATTTGGAAAGGGAAAAGAAGTCGACTCATCAATCCCTAAAGATGACAAAGCCAAGTTTCACCTGAAAACAACTGCTGAACTTCTAAT GTGTGACCCTCTTGCATTGGAAGATGCACTTTGTAAACGTGTGATGATCACTCCTGAAGAAGTTATCAAGAGAAGCCTTGATCCTCTTAGTGCTACATTTAGCAGGGATGGATTAGCTAAGACGTTATATTCTAGACTGTTTGACTG GCTGGTGAATAAGATCAATAACTCAATTGGGCAAgataaaaactcaaaatatctGATTGGGGTCCTTGACATTTATGGTTTCGAGAGCTTCAAACACAACAG TTTTGAACAGTTCTGCATCAACTTTACAAATGAGAAGCTGCAGCAACATTTTAATCAG CATGTCTTTAAAATGGAACAAGAAGAATACACGAAGGAGGAGATTGATTGGAGCTACATTGAGTTTGTCGACAACCAAGATGTGTTAGATCTAATTGAAAAG AAACCTGGTGGCATTATTGCTCTCCTCGATGAAGCTTG TATGTTCCCAAAATCAACTCATGAGACATTCTGTAATAAGCTCTATCAGACTTTTAAAGTTCATAAGCGCTTCATCAAGCCAAAATTATCACGTACCGATTTTACTGTTGGGCATTATGCTGGGGAG GTTCAATACCAGTCTGACCATTTCTTGGACAAAAATAAGGACTATGTTGTACCTGAACATCAAGATCTTTTAGGTGCTTCCAAATGTCCTTTTGTAGCAGGGCTTTTCCCTCCAATAGCTGAAGAGAGCTCAAAATCTGCGAAGTTTTCTTCTATTGGTTCCCGTTTTAAG TTGCAACTACAACAATTGATGGAGACTCTAAGTGCTACTGAACCTCACTACGTTAGATGTGTAAAGCCAAATAATCTTCTTAAACCAGCTATATTTGAGAATCAGAACATTCTGCAGCAGCTACGTTGCGGT GGTGTTTTAGAAGCAATCAGGATAAGTTGTGCTGGATATCCGACACGCCGTCCTTTTTTTGAATTCTTGAACAGATTCGGGCTTCTTGCAACTGAAGCTTTGCAAGGCAG TTATGACGAAAAATTGGCATGCAAGAAGATTTTGGAAAAGAAAGGGATAAAAGGTTTCCAG GTAGGAAAAACAAAGGTCTTCCTAAGAGCAGGTCAAATGGCTGAGCTGGATGCTCGTCGAACAGAAGTTCTTAGTTCTGCAGCAAAAATTATACAACAGCGTAGACGGACACATATTGCTCGTAAACGATTCATAGCTATGAGAGAGGCTTCCATACAGCTGCAATCATTTTGCAGAG GCAGATTAGCATGCCACCGTTTCGGGAGCATGAAAACAGAAGCAGCTGCATTGAAAGTTCAACGGAACACACTCAAATTCCTAGCTAGAAAAGCTTATAACACACTCCAGAGATCTGTTCTTGTTATACAAACAGGTTTACGTAGCATGGACGcacataaaaaatttagatatatgAAGCGAACTAAAGCCGCGACTATTATTCAG ACTCAATGCCGGAGGCATAGAGCTTCATCTTACTATAAAAAGCTAAAGACGGGAGCCATAGTTGCACAATGTCAATGGAGAGGAAGAGTAGCCAAAAGAGAACTGCGGAAGCTTAAAATG GCTGCAAGGGATACAGGTGCACTCAAAGAGGCTAAagataaactagaaaaacaGTTAGAGGACCTCACGTGGCGTTTACAGCTTGAAAAACGATTGAAG GTTGACTTGGAAGAggcaaaaaatcaagagataGCAAAGTTGCAGAGTTCTATGGAAGAAATGCAGAAGAAAGTTGATGAAGCGAATGCTCTAGTTATCAAGGAACGGGAAGCTTCCAAAAAGGCAATTGAAGAAGCACCTCCTGTTATCAAGGAAACCCCAGTTTATGTTGAAGATACTGAGAAAATTGAATCTTTAAAGGGTGAACTTGACAACATAAAG GTTTCTTTGCAACATGAACAGGAAAGTTCTGAAGAATTGCGAAAGAACTATGCTTTGGAAAAGGAATCTAGTGAGGAGAGGCGTGCAAAATTAGAGGAGgcagaaaagaaaattcaacaattaCAGGAATCATTGAAAGG GGTGGAAGAGAAGCTGAATAATGTGGAGTCAGAAAATAAAGTTCTTCGTCAACAGGCTGTGACTATGGCGCCAAATAAATTTCTCTCTGGACGCACTAGATCAATCATGCAG AGGACTGATAGTAGCCATGGGTTTGGGGATATCAAGCTCCATGTG GAGGCACACAGCCCCCGTAGCCCAACATCTTTTGAAGCTGATGACAGACCTCAGAAATCACTTAATGAGAAGCAACAGGAAAATCAGGAGCTGCTCATTCGCTGTATATCCCAGCCCTTGGGCTTTTCTGGAAACAGGCCGATAGCAGCATGTATCATCTACAAGTGTCTTCTACAGTGGAGGTCATTTGAAGTTGAGCGGACAAGTGTGTTTGACCGTATCATCCAGACAATAGGTCATGCTATTGAG AAAATCCAGGAAAACAATGATATGTTGTCCTATTGGTTATCAAATGCTTCTACCCTACTATTTCTCCTCCAGCGTACACTGAAAGCAAGTGGTGCAGCTGGAATGGCTCCTCTACGTCGTCGGTCATCCACAGCTACTTTATTTGGCAGGATGTCAACGTCAAAT AGCTTCCGAGGAACTCCGCCAGGAGTAAATCTTCCTGGCCTACCTGGTGGAGTAGATACCTTACGCCAGGTGGAAGCCAAATATCCTGCTTTGTTGTTCAAGCAGCAACTTACAGCATATGTTGAGAAAATCTATGGAATGATACGAGATAATCTAAAGAAGGAGATATCTCCATTGCTTGGTTTATGTATTCAG GCACCAAGAACTTCTAGAGCGAGCATAGTTAAGGGGTCATCTCGTTCAGTTCCAAACACAGCAGCCCAGCAAGCTTTGATTGCTCACTGGCAGGGAATAGTGAGCAGCCTCGGGAACTTTTTGAACACTTTGAAAGAGAATCAT GTACCACCTATGTTAGTCCGCAAGGTGTTCACAcagatattttcttttatcaatGTTCAACTATTCAACAG TCTTCTATTAAGACGAGAATGTTGCTCATTTAGCAATGGGGAATATGTTAAAGCTGGACTTGCTGAATTAGAGCAGTGGTGTAGCACGGCAACTGAAAAG TATGCAGGTGTAGCTTGGGATGAGCTCAAACATATTAGACAGGCCATTGGATTTCTG GTTGTACACCTAAAACCGAAGAAAACATTGGATGAGATaagtcatgaactttgcccA GTGCTGAGCATTCAACAATTGTACCGGATCAGTACGATGTATTGGGATGACAAGTATGGCACACATAGCGTGTCTTCAGAa GTTATATCCAATATGAGAGTGTTGATGACGGAAGATTCAAATAATGCAGTAAGCAGTTCGTTTTTGTTGGATGACGATTCCAG CATACCTTTCTCCGTGGATGAAATATCAAAGTCAATGGATGAGATAGACATCGCTGACATTGATCCTCCTCCTCTAATGGGTGAGAACTCCGGATTCGGCTTTCTGCTACCACGCATTCGTGAGTAG
- the LOC125203129 gene encoding probable lipid-A-disaccharide synthase, mitochondrial isoform X1, whose amino-acid sequence MFVKTAKIGLKFLCVGKRSLSVLGRESVGSKDGELRVFIVAGEVSGDIIASRFMNSLRKLSPFPVRFTGVGGLMMSQQGLDTLFPMEDIAVMGIWELLPHLTKFRLRLNQTVESALAFQPHVVLTVDSKGFSFRFLKHLRARYGPQGLATPQHFHYVAPSFWAWRGGESRLKGLVGFVDHLFCILPFEAQICRSYGLPATFVGHPALEDVFDLKNDNYMDREWKVQGDGEEFRKKYGVPSGSKIISVLPGSRLQEVTRMLPIYARTLELIKDSFSELTVVIHVAPNKHVQEYISDTVHKWPVPVVLVPGGSTCMKYNAFSASQIALCTSGTVAVEMQLARLPCVVAYRAHILTEWFIRYKAKVPYISLPNIVLDSPIIPETLFEACTPPQLAPVLLELMHDESLRQQQITAANKFLSLLDPQQKVDAHSICNPSFEYTPSVVAASAVLRSTVGTSAWCVDADLYRRFLESPSLISRCLSMPTSWRKSFYSKT is encoded by the exons ATGTTTGTGAAAACTGCGAAGATTGGATTGAAGTTTTTGTGCGTAGGGAAAAGGTCCCTGTCAGTTTTAGGCAGAGAAAGTGTGGGTTCCAAAGATGGGGAGCTGAGAGTTTTCATCGTCGCTGGGGAGGTTTCTGGCGACATTATTGCGTCTCGTTTTATGAATTCTTTAAGAAAGCTTTCCCCTTTTCCCGTTCGTTTCACAGGCGTTGGAGG ATTGATGATGTCGCAGCAAGGGTTGGATACCTTGTTTCCCATGGAGGATATTGCTGTCATGGGCATTTGGGAATTATTGCCGCATCTCACCAAGTTTAGG CTCAGGCTAAACCAGACGGTTGAATCAGCGCTAGCTTTTCAGCCACATGTTGTGCTCACAGTTGACTCCAAGGGCTTTTCCTTCCGCTTTCTCAAGCATTTGCGAG CTAGATATGGTCCACAAGGACTTGCTACTCCTCAACACTTTCACTATGTAGCTCCATCATTTTGGGCGTGGAGAGGAGGTGAATCGAGACTTAAAGGACTTGTGGGGTTTGTCGATCATTTGTTCTGTATCCTTCCGTTTGAGGCACAAATCTGTAGATCATATGGACTCCCTGCTACATTTGTCGGCCATCCAGCACTAGAAGATGTTTTCGACCTCAAG AATGACAATTACATGGACAGGGAGTGGAAGGTTCAAGGTGATGGCGAGGAATTTAGAAAGAAATATGGGGTGCCCTCAG GATCAAAAATCATTTCTGTGCTGCCCGGAAGCCGATTGCAAGAGGTCACCCGCATGCTTCCAATATATGCACGCACTTTGGAACTAATCAAGGATTCCTTCTCGGAGCTGACAGTAGTAATCCATGTGGCACCTAATAAGCATGTGCAAGAGTATATAAGTGACACTGTTCACAAGTGGCCTGTACCTGTTGTATTGGTTCCGGGTGGATCGACATGCATGAAGTACAATGCATTCAGT GCAAGTCAGATAGCACTATGCACGTCTGGGACCGTGGCAGTGGAAATGCAGCTTGCTCGTTTACCTTGTGTTGTTGCATATCGAGCACATATCCTGACTGAATGGTTCATACGATATAAAGCTAAAGTACCTTACATCTCACTTCCAAATATTGTCCTAGATTCACCTATAATCCCTGAAACTCTTTTTGAAGCGTGCACTCCTCCACAGTTAGCTCCAGTGCTCCT GGAGTTGATGCACGATGAGAGCCTTCGCCAACAACAGATTACTGCTGCCAATAAGTTTCTGAGTTTGCTGGATCCTCAACAAAAAGTAGATGCACACTCGATATGTAATCCGTCTTTTGAGTACACACCAAGTGTAGTGGCTGCATCAGCAGTATTAAGATCTACGGTGGGCACTTCAG CCTGGTGCGTAGATGCCGATCTCTACAGACGCTTTCTCGAATCGCCCTCCCTGATTTCTCGATGCCTCTCCATGCCCACTTCATGGAGAAAATCGTTTTACTCTAAAACATAG
- the LOC125203129 gene encoding probable lipid-A-disaccharide synthase, mitochondrial isoform X4: MFVKTAKIGLKFLCVGKRSLSVLGRESVGSKDGELRVFIVAGEVSGDIIASRFMNSLRKLSPFPVRFTGVGGLMMSQQGLDTLFPMEDIAVMGIWELLPHLTKFRLRLNQTVESALAFQPHVVLTVDSKGFSFRFLKHLRARYGPQGLATPQHFHYVAPSFWAWRGGESRLKGLVGFVDHLFCILPFEAQICRSYGLPATFVGHPALEDVFDLKNDNYMDREWKVQGDGEEFRKKYGVPSGSKIISVLPGSRLQEVTRMLPIYARTLELIKDSFSELTVVIHVAPNKHVQEYISDTVHKWPVPVVLVPGGSTCMKYNAFSASQIALCTSGTVAVEMQLARLPCVVAYRAHILTEWFIRYKAKVPYISLPNIVLDSPIIPETLFEACTPPQLAPVLLCNAGS; this comes from the exons ATGTTTGTGAAAACTGCGAAGATTGGATTGAAGTTTTTGTGCGTAGGGAAAAGGTCCCTGTCAGTTTTAGGCAGAGAAAGTGTGGGTTCCAAAGATGGGGAGCTGAGAGTTTTCATCGTCGCTGGGGAGGTTTCTGGCGACATTATTGCGTCTCGTTTTATGAATTCTTTAAGAAAGCTTTCCCCTTTTCCCGTTCGTTTCACAGGCGTTGGAGG ATTGATGATGTCGCAGCAAGGGTTGGATACCTTGTTTCCCATGGAGGATATTGCTGTCATGGGCATTTGGGAATTATTGCCGCATCTCACCAAGTTTAGG CTCAGGCTAAACCAGACGGTTGAATCAGCGCTAGCTTTTCAGCCACATGTTGTGCTCACAGTTGACTCCAAGGGCTTTTCCTTCCGCTTTCTCAAGCATTTGCGAG CTAGATATGGTCCACAAGGACTTGCTACTCCTCAACACTTTCACTATGTAGCTCCATCATTTTGGGCGTGGAGAGGAGGTGAATCGAGACTTAAAGGACTTGTGGGGTTTGTCGATCATTTGTTCTGTATCCTTCCGTTTGAGGCACAAATCTGTAGATCATATGGACTCCCTGCTACATTTGTCGGCCATCCAGCACTAGAAGATGTTTTCGACCTCAAG AATGACAATTACATGGACAGGGAGTGGAAGGTTCAAGGTGATGGCGAGGAATTTAGAAAGAAATATGGGGTGCCCTCAG GATCAAAAATCATTTCTGTGCTGCCCGGAAGCCGATTGCAAGAGGTCACCCGCATGCTTCCAATATATGCACGCACTTTGGAACTAATCAAGGATTCCTTCTCGGAGCTGACAGTAGTAATCCATGTGGCACCTAATAAGCATGTGCAAGAGTATATAAGTGACACTGTTCACAAGTGGCCTGTACCTGTTGTATTGGTTCCGGGTGGATCGACATGCATGAAGTACAATGCATTCAGT GCAAGTCAGATAGCACTATGCACGTCTGGGACCGTGGCAGTGGAAATGCAGCTTGCTCGTTTACCTTGTGTTGTTGCATATCGAGCACATATCCTGACTGAATGGTTCATACGATATAAAGCTAAAGTACCTTACATCTCACTTCCAAATATTGTCCTAGATTCACCTATAATCCCTGAAACTCTTTTTGAAGCGTGCACTCCTCCACAGTTAGCTCCAGTGCTCCT TTGTAACGCAGGGAGTTGA